TGCAGTTGGAAGTCATCTTCTTCGTAGGGTTGGGCCTCCGTGCCCGACCGCAAATGGTGACGGGCGGCCACAGAGGGCCGCCCCTACGGTAGAATCCCCCAGCTGCCAAGACTTCATCGAATTTGCGCGCCGAACCCCAGAGATTTTGCGTCAAACACAGCTGCAAACCTTGATGCTGGCGATGGGAGCGGTGGGAGGAGGAGCCAGGTCTCGTCCAAGTAGGACGTTTGAGCTTGAAGGATTGAGAGCTCGTCTGGAAGATGCTCGTAATCGATTGGCTAGTGCAGAAAGAAGAGGAGATGAAAGCGATCAAGGTGCTTCTCGTTTGGTGATTCACGAATTAGAACAAAAGATTGCTGGCCTTGAAACTGAAACTGTTCAAATGCTTGCCAAAGCCCACCCTGTAGCTAGTTTGATGAGCCTAGTGTCTGTAAAAGGTGGTAGATTCCGTATGGGAGGAGAGGATGTAGATGCTTATGACGATGAAGACCCTGTTCAAGAAATCACCCTGCCTGGTTTTGAAGTGACCGAGACCGTGGTGACGAATGCGGCCCTTGAACTTTATAGAGAGGCGATGAAAGAAAAGCCTTTTGCTGTGATTGCTACCGAAGCGGAAAACCCTTATTGCTGGGTGATTGGGCGCTTTGCTAGTGAGGAAGCAGCTAGAAGATACGTGGGTGAAGGAAGTAAGGGAAATATTAACGAAATCATTGAAAGTGAATCCGCTGGAAATAATCCAGGAGCTTACGATTTTTTTAGTCAAAGAAGGTTTGTGACGGGTCTTCAAGATGAAAATCTTAAAGACAACCCCAACGGCTTGCAGATTGTCCGAGTGGTTCCCGAAATCTATAGAAAGAGCGAAAAACTTTTTTAGACCCAATCAACCTGCCGCTGAAGTCACTTGGTTTGAGGCCTTGGGCTGTGCCGATTGGCTGGGGCGTGCATTAAGAAGTGGTCTTCCTGGTCGCCTGCCCAGTGCCGCAGAGGCTGAATTTGTGAGACGAGGAGGGATTGATCCTCAAACAAAACAATGCCGCAATTTTAAATATAGGACGAGTGATGGAACGCCACCTAATGGGAGCAATGCCGATTTTGATAGACCCTTTGCAGAAGGCCCGAAGGATGTGGATGCCGTTCCAGTAAATCCCTTAGGCGTAAGGATGAACGGA
The sequence above is drawn from the Deltaproteobacteria bacterium genome and encodes:
- a CDS encoding SUMF1/EgtB/PvdO family nonheme iron enzyme; amino-acid sequence: AVGSHLLRRVGPPCPTANGDGRPQRAAPTVESPSCQDFIEFARRTPEILRQTQLQTLMLAMGAVGGGARSRPSRTFELEGLRARLEDARNRLASAERRGDESDQGASRLVIHELEQKIAGLETETVQMLAKAHPVASLMSLVSVKGGRFRMGGEDVDAYDDEDPVQEITLPGFEVTETVVTNAALELYREAMKEKPFAVIATEAENPYCWVIGRFASEEAARRYVGEGSKGNINEIIESESAGNNPGAYDFFSQRRFVTGLQDENLKDNPNGLQIVRVVPEIYRKSEKLF
- a CDS encoding SUMF1/EgtB/PvdO family nonheme iron enzyme is translated as MSEWFPKSIERAKNFFRPNQPAAEVTWFEALGCADWLGRALRSGLPGRLPSAAEAEFVRRGGIDPQTKQCRNFKYRTSDGTPPNGSNADFDRPFAEGPKDVDAVPVNPLGVRMNGVWEWCNGWYRKSLEGLAKTTAGFPDPEIIDKSIRRELRGVSWNHFSARDARAAFRDNCMPVIRYSLAGFRAVVVPQD